The following are encoded together in the Oreochromis niloticus isolate F11D_XX linkage group LG12, O_niloticus_UMD_NMBU, whole genome shotgun sequence genome:
- the vps33a gene encoding vacuolar protein sorting-associated protein 33A isoform X1, producing the protein MAAHLSYGRVNLNILREAARKELREFLDKCAGSKAIVWDEYLTGPFGLIAQYSLLKEHEVEKMFTLKHGRLPPADVKNIIFFVRPRLELMDIIADNITSEDRHHSSRDFHILFVPRRSMLCEQRLKEQGVLGSFINIDEYILDLIPYDGDLLSMEYESAFRECYLENDQTSLYHTAKGLMTLQALYGTIPQIYGKGECARLVANMMLRMKREFAGSQNQILPVFDTLLLLDRNVDLLTPLATQLTYEGLIDEIYGINNGYVKLPPEKFAQKKQGEGSKDLPTEPKKLQLNSAEELYAEIRDKNFNAVGAALSKKAKIISAAFEERHNAKTVGEIKQFVSQLPHMQAARSSLANHTSIAELIKDITTSEAFFDNLTVEQEFMTGVDTDKVNTYIEDCIAQKDPLIKILRLVCMQSVCNNGLKHKVMDYYKREILQTYGYEHILTLNNLEKAGLLKPQTGSRNNYPTIRKTLKLWMEDANEQNPNDISYVYSGYSPLSIRLTQILARPGWRSIEEVLKMLPGPHFEERQQLPSGLHKKRQQGENRTTLVFFLGGVTYAEIAALRFLSQVEDSGMEYVIATTKLVNGTTWIKSLMDRPESQTQ; encoded by the exons ATGGCTGCTCACTTGTCGTACGGTAGAGTGAATTTAAACATATTGAGAGAAGCAGCACGAAAAGAGCTTCGAGAGTTTTTGGACAAATGCGCAGGAAGCAAG GCCATAGTTTGGGACGAATATCTGACGGGACCGTTTGGACTAATAGCTCAGTACTCTCTGTTGAAG GAACATGAAGTGGAAAAGATGTTCACCCTCAAGCATGGGAGGCTTCCCCCTGCTGATGTCAAAAATATCATCTTTTTTGTCCGGCCCAGACTGGAACTTATGGACATCATTGCAGACAATATAACTAG TGAGGATAGACACCATTCATCCCGAGACTTTCATATTTTGTTCGTGCCTCGGCGGAGCATGCTGTGCGAACAGCGGCTAAAGGAGCAGGGCGTGCTGGGCTCTTTCATCAACATCGATGAGTATATCCTGGACCTGATTCCCTACGATGGGGACCTGCTGTCCATGGAGTATGAAAGTGCTTTCAGG GAGTGCTACCTGGAAAATGACCAAACAAGCCTGTACCACACAGCCAAAGGCCTCATGACCTTGCAGGCTCTGTATGGCACCATTCCACAGATATATGGGAAAGGAGAATGTGCACGG CTCGTTGCCAACATGATGTTGAGGATGAAGAGGGAGTTTGCtggcagtcagaatcagattctGCCCGTGTTCGATACCCTACTTCTCCTTGATCGTAACGTTGACCTGCTCACCCCTCTGGCCACACAGCTCACCTATGAGGGTCTCATTGACGAGATTTACGGAATCAATAATG GTTATGTCAAGCTGCCTCCTGAGAAGTTTGCACAGAAGAAGCAAGGTGAAGGGAGTAAAGATTTGCCAACAGAGCCCAAGAAGTTACAGCTCAACTCAGCAGAGGAGCTGTATGCAGAAATCCGGGACAAAAATTTTAATGCTGTTGGTGCAGCACTCAgcaaaaaagccaaaataatATCTGCCGCCTTTGAG GAGCGCCATAATGCCAAAACGGTGGGAGAAATTAAGCAGTTTGTCTCCCAGCTGCCTCACATGCAGGCAGCCCGAAGCTCACTGGCTAACCACACTTCTATAGCCGAGCTGATCAAAGACATCACAA CATCCGAGGCCTTCTTTGATAATCTAACAGTGGAGCAGGAATTTATGACTGGTGTTGACACAGACAAG GTGAACACGTATATAGAAGACTGCATTGCCCAGAAGGATCCCCTGATCAAGATCCTGCGTCTGGTGTGTATGCAGTCAGTCTGCAATAATGGCCTCAAACACAAGGTGATGGACTACTACAAGAGGGAGATTCTCCAG ACCTATGGTTATGAACACATACTGACGCTGAACAACCTAGAGAAGGCTGGTCTTTTAAAGCCACAGACAGGCTCACGGAATAACTACCCCACTATTAGAAAAACCCTTAAACTGTGGATGGAGGACGCCAATGAGCAG AATCCCAACGACATCTCATACGTGTACAGTGGCTATTCTCCACTTAGCATCCGACTGACTCAGATCTTGGCACGACCTGGGTGGCGCAGCATCGAAGAGGTGCTGAAAATGCTTCCCGGCCCGCACTTTGAGGAGAGACAACAGCTTCCCTCTGGGCTCCATAAGAAAC GCCAGCAGGGAGAGAATCGGACAACGCTGGTGTTCTTCCTCGGCGGTGTGACGTATGCAGAAATAGCTGCTCTCCGTTTCCTCTCTCAAGTGGAAGACAGCGGGATGGAGTATGTTATAGCCACCACAAAACTCGTAAATGGCACAACTTGGATCAAATCCCTCATGGACCGCCCTGAATCCCAGACACAATGA
- the vps33a gene encoding vacuolar protein sorting-associated protein 33A isoform X2, protein MFTLKHGRLPPADVKNIIFFVRPRLELMDIIADNITSEDRHHSSRDFHILFVPRRSMLCEQRLKEQGVLGSFINIDEYILDLIPYDGDLLSMEYESAFRECYLENDQTSLYHTAKGLMTLQALYGTIPQIYGKGECARLVANMMLRMKREFAGSQNQILPVFDTLLLLDRNVDLLTPLATQLTYEGLIDEIYGINNGYVKLPPEKFAQKKQGEGSKDLPTEPKKLQLNSAEELYAEIRDKNFNAVGAALSKKAKIISAAFEERHNAKTVGEIKQFVSQLPHMQAARSSLANHTSIAELIKDITTSEAFFDNLTVEQEFMTGVDTDKVNTYIEDCIAQKDPLIKILRLVCMQSVCNNGLKHKVMDYYKREILQTYGYEHILTLNNLEKAGLLKPQTGSRNNYPTIRKTLKLWMEDANEQNPNDISYVYSGYSPLSIRLTQILARPGWRSIEEVLKMLPGPHFEERQQLPSGLHKKRQQGENRTTLVFFLGGVTYAEIAALRFLSQVEDSGMEYVIATTKLVNGTTWIKSLMDRPESQTQ, encoded by the exons ATGTTCACCCTCAAGCATGGGAGGCTTCCCCCTGCTGATGTCAAAAATATCATCTTTTTTGTCCGGCCCAGACTGGAACTTATGGACATCATTGCAGACAATATAACTAG TGAGGATAGACACCATTCATCCCGAGACTTTCATATTTTGTTCGTGCCTCGGCGGAGCATGCTGTGCGAACAGCGGCTAAAGGAGCAGGGCGTGCTGGGCTCTTTCATCAACATCGATGAGTATATCCTGGACCTGATTCCCTACGATGGGGACCTGCTGTCCATGGAGTATGAAAGTGCTTTCAGG GAGTGCTACCTGGAAAATGACCAAACAAGCCTGTACCACACAGCCAAAGGCCTCATGACCTTGCAGGCTCTGTATGGCACCATTCCACAGATATATGGGAAAGGAGAATGTGCACGG CTCGTTGCCAACATGATGTTGAGGATGAAGAGGGAGTTTGCtggcagtcagaatcagattctGCCCGTGTTCGATACCCTACTTCTCCTTGATCGTAACGTTGACCTGCTCACCCCTCTGGCCACACAGCTCACCTATGAGGGTCTCATTGACGAGATTTACGGAATCAATAATG GTTATGTCAAGCTGCCTCCTGAGAAGTTTGCACAGAAGAAGCAAGGTGAAGGGAGTAAAGATTTGCCAACAGAGCCCAAGAAGTTACAGCTCAACTCAGCAGAGGAGCTGTATGCAGAAATCCGGGACAAAAATTTTAATGCTGTTGGTGCAGCACTCAgcaaaaaagccaaaataatATCTGCCGCCTTTGAG GAGCGCCATAATGCCAAAACGGTGGGAGAAATTAAGCAGTTTGTCTCCCAGCTGCCTCACATGCAGGCAGCCCGAAGCTCACTGGCTAACCACACTTCTATAGCCGAGCTGATCAAAGACATCACAA CATCCGAGGCCTTCTTTGATAATCTAACAGTGGAGCAGGAATTTATGACTGGTGTTGACACAGACAAG GTGAACACGTATATAGAAGACTGCATTGCCCAGAAGGATCCCCTGATCAAGATCCTGCGTCTGGTGTGTATGCAGTCAGTCTGCAATAATGGCCTCAAACACAAGGTGATGGACTACTACAAGAGGGAGATTCTCCAG ACCTATGGTTATGAACACATACTGACGCTGAACAACCTAGAGAAGGCTGGTCTTTTAAAGCCACAGACAGGCTCACGGAATAACTACCCCACTATTAGAAAAACCCTTAAACTGTGGATGGAGGACGCCAATGAGCAG AATCCCAACGACATCTCATACGTGTACAGTGGCTATTCTCCACTTAGCATCCGACTGACTCAGATCTTGGCACGACCTGGGTGGCGCAGCATCGAAGAGGTGCTGAAAATGCTTCCCGGCCCGCACTTTGAGGAGAGACAACAGCTTCCCTCTGGGCTCCATAAGAAAC GCCAGCAGGGAGAGAATCGGACAACGCTGGTGTTCTTCCTCGGCGGTGTGACGTATGCAGAAATAGCTGCTCTCCGTTTCCTCTCTCAAGTGGAAGACAGCGGGATGGAGTATGTTATAGCCACCACAAAACTCGTAAATGGCACAACTTGGATCAAATCCCTCATGGACCGCCCTGAATCCCAGACACAATGA
- the LOC100708347 gene encoding rabphilin-3A isoform X1: MTDTVMSSSSDRWVSNDRQRNMHASDKEQGNWTMQPGPGPGPDLTDEEKEIINSVIARAEKMEAMEQERIGRLINRLDDMKKTVCGDGVSRCLLCGEQLGSPGVSSVVCEDCKKNMCTKCGTQCGSRPRAVWLCKICREQREVWKRSGAWFFKGFPKHFLPSPMPLSKSKETGAQEAAEPQRPKASGPRETVTQQQAPGQNQNEALASEQQVSGPEPQGRPGYPPVAPKPVMRMASGGAGPEEAGQGSPVVMKKMVPVQSTRPQPCASTNMTQQGSMVGDGGAYSSGAVPPEQRAPPAVREDRRQPTAYGAPPARQQPPPAEEEEEANDYDSDEATTLGSLEFSLHYEQESNSLHCTILKAKGLKPMDSNGLADPYVKLHLLPGASKSNKLRTKTLRNTRNPVWNETLTYHGLTDEDMQRKTLRVSVCDEDKFGHNEFIGETRVALKKLKMNQKKNFNVCLERVVPTKRTATAGTARGIALYEDEPGKDGTEVEERGRILISLLYSTQQNRLIIGVVRCVHLAAMDANGYSDPYVKICLKPDMGKKGKCKTQIKKRTLNPEFNEEFSFDIKHSELAKKTLDISVWDYDIGKSNDYIGGCQLGITAKGERLKHWYECLKNKDKKIERWHTLLNENHVASD, encoded by the exons ATGACAGACACAGTGATGAGCAGCAGCTCGGATCGCTGGGTGTCCAATGACAGGCAGAGGAACATGCACGCTAG TGATAAAGAACA GGGAAACTGGACCATGCAGCCAGGCCCCGGTCCCGGTCCAGACCTCACCGATGAAGAGAAGGAGATTATAAACAGTGTGATCGCCCGCGCTGAGAAAATGGAGGCCATGGAGCAGGAGAGAATTGG gcgTTTGATAAACCGCCTGGACGACATGAAAAAGACTGTGTGTGGGGATGGAGTGTCCCGCTGTTTGCTgtgtggagagcagctgggctCACCTGGGGTCAGCTCAGTGGTGTGCGAGGACTGCAAAAAG AACATGTGTACCAAGTGTGGCACACAGTGTGGCAGTCGGCCACGCGCTGTGTGGCTGTGCAAGATCTGCAGAGAACAGCGAGAG GTGTGGAAGAGATCTGGTGCCTGGTTTTTCAAAGGTTTCCCTAAGCATTTCCTGCCATCGCCGATGCCATTATCTAAATCAAAAGAGACAGGTGCCCAGGAGGCAGCAGAGCCCCAGAGGCCAAAAGCCTCTGGGCCCAGGGAGACAGTAACCCAACAACAAGCACCAG GTCAGAATCAAAATGAGGCTCTTGCCTCTGAACAACAGGTCTCAG GGCCCGAGCCACAGGGCCGTCCTGGTTACCCACCTGTGGCCCCTAAACCAGTTATGCGCATGGCCTCAGGTGGGGCTGGCCCAGAAGAGGCCGGGCAGGGCAGCCCAGTGGTGATGAAGAAGATGGTGCCTGTCCAGAGCACCAGACCACAGCCTTGTGCATCCACCAACATGACGCAGCAGG GTTCAATGGTCGGAGATGGAGGTGCTTACTCTTCCGGTGCAGTTCCTCCAGAGCAGAGAGCGCCTCCTGCAGTGAGAGAGGACAGGAGGCAGCCGACTGCCTACGGTGCCCCTCCTGCCCGACAGCAACCTCCCCcagctgaggaggaggaggaagccaATGACTATGACTCGGATGAAGCCA CCACTCTGGGCTCTCTAGAGTTCAGTCTTCACTATGAACAGGAAAGCAACAGCCTCCACTGTACCATCCTCAAAGCAAAG GGACTGAAACCCATGGACTCAAATGGACTGGCAGATCCTTATGTCAAGCTTCATCTGCTGCCAGGGGCTAGTAAG TCGAACAAGCTGCGCACAAAGACGCTGAGAAACACCCGCAACCCTGTGTGGAACGAGACGCTCACCTACCATGGCCTGACAGATGAGGACATGCAGCGTAAGACCCTCAG GGTCTCTGTCTGTGACGAAGACAAGTTTGGGCATAATGAGTTTATCGGGGAAACCCGAGTGGCACTGAAGAAACTGAAGATGAATCAGAAGAAAAACTTCAACGTGTGTCTAGAGAGAGTTGTGCCT ACGAAGAGAACCGCAACAGCCGGCACAGCCAGAGGGATCGCTCTCTACGAGGATGAG CCGGGGAAAGACGGCACAGAGGTAGAAGAGCGTGGTCGGATTCTGATATCCCTCCTGTACAGCACCCAGCAGAACCGCCTCATTATAGGCGTCGTGCGCTGCGTCCATCTGGCGGCCATGGATGCTAACGGTTACTCCGACCCGTATGTCAAAAT ATGTCTGAAGCCTGACATGGGGAAGAAGGGAAAGTGCAAAACACAAATCAAGAAGAGGACTCTGAACCCAGAGTTTAACGAG GAATTCAGTTTCGACATCAAACACAGTGAACTGGCCAAGAAGACGCTAGATATATCAGTGTGGGATTACGATATTGGGAAGTCCAATGACTACATAG GTGGATGTCAGTTGGGTATCACTGCCAAGGGAGAGAGGCTGAAGCACTGGTATGAGTGTTTGAAGAACAAAGACAAGAAGATTGAGCGCTGGCACACCTTGTTGAATGAGAATCACGTTGCTAGTGATTAA
- the LOC100708347 gene encoding rabphilin-3A isoform X2 produces the protein MTDTVMSSSSDRWVSNDRQRNMHARGNWTMQPGPGPGPDLTDEEKEIINSVIARAEKMEAMEQERIGRLINRLDDMKKTVCGDGVSRCLLCGEQLGSPGVSSVVCEDCKKNMCTKCGTQCGSRPRAVWLCKICREQREVWKRSGAWFFKGFPKHFLPSPMPLSKSKETGAQEAAEPQRPKASGPRETVTQQQAPGQNQNEALASEQQVSGPEPQGRPGYPPVAPKPVMRMASGGAGPEEAGQGSPVVMKKMVPVQSTRPQPCASTNMTQQGSMVGDGGAYSSGAVPPEQRAPPAVREDRRQPTAYGAPPARQQPPPAEEEEEANDYDSDEATTLGSLEFSLHYEQESNSLHCTILKAKGLKPMDSNGLADPYVKLHLLPGASKSNKLRTKTLRNTRNPVWNETLTYHGLTDEDMQRKTLRVSVCDEDKFGHNEFIGETRVALKKLKMNQKKNFNVCLERVVPTKRTATAGTARGIALYEDEPGKDGTEVEERGRILISLLYSTQQNRLIIGVVRCVHLAAMDANGYSDPYVKICLKPDMGKKGKCKTQIKKRTLNPEFNEEFSFDIKHSELAKKTLDISVWDYDIGKSNDYIGGCQLGITAKGERLKHWYECLKNKDKKIERWHTLLNENHVASD, from the exons ATGACAGACACAGTGATGAGCAGCAGCTCGGATCGCTGGGTGTCCAATGACAGGCAGAGGAACATGCACGCTAG GGGAAACTGGACCATGCAGCCAGGCCCCGGTCCCGGTCCAGACCTCACCGATGAAGAGAAGGAGATTATAAACAGTGTGATCGCCCGCGCTGAGAAAATGGAGGCCATGGAGCAGGAGAGAATTGG gcgTTTGATAAACCGCCTGGACGACATGAAAAAGACTGTGTGTGGGGATGGAGTGTCCCGCTGTTTGCTgtgtggagagcagctgggctCACCTGGGGTCAGCTCAGTGGTGTGCGAGGACTGCAAAAAG AACATGTGTACCAAGTGTGGCACACAGTGTGGCAGTCGGCCACGCGCTGTGTGGCTGTGCAAGATCTGCAGAGAACAGCGAGAG GTGTGGAAGAGATCTGGTGCCTGGTTTTTCAAAGGTTTCCCTAAGCATTTCCTGCCATCGCCGATGCCATTATCTAAATCAAAAGAGACAGGTGCCCAGGAGGCAGCAGAGCCCCAGAGGCCAAAAGCCTCTGGGCCCAGGGAGACAGTAACCCAACAACAAGCACCAG GTCAGAATCAAAATGAGGCTCTTGCCTCTGAACAACAGGTCTCAG GGCCCGAGCCACAGGGCCGTCCTGGTTACCCACCTGTGGCCCCTAAACCAGTTATGCGCATGGCCTCAGGTGGGGCTGGCCCAGAAGAGGCCGGGCAGGGCAGCCCAGTGGTGATGAAGAAGATGGTGCCTGTCCAGAGCACCAGACCACAGCCTTGTGCATCCACCAACATGACGCAGCAGG GTTCAATGGTCGGAGATGGAGGTGCTTACTCTTCCGGTGCAGTTCCTCCAGAGCAGAGAGCGCCTCCTGCAGTGAGAGAGGACAGGAGGCAGCCGACTGCCTACGGTGCCCCTCCTGCCCGACAGCAACCTCCCCcagctgaggaggaggaggaagccaATGACTATGACTCGGATGAAGCCA CCACTCTGGGCTCTCTAGAGTTCAGTCTTCACTATGAACAGGAAAGCAACAGCCTCCACTGTACCATCCTCAAAGCAAAG GGACTGAAACCCATGGACTCAAATGGACTGGCAGATCCTTATGTCAAGCTTCATCTGCTGCCAGGGGCTAGTAAG TCGAACAAGCTGCGCACAAAGACGCTGAGAAACACCCGCAACCCTGTGTGGAACGAGACGCTCACCTACCATGGCCTGACAGATGAGGACATGCAGCGTAAGACCCTCAG GGTCTCTGTCTGTGACGAAGACAAGTTTGGGCATAATGAGTTTATCGGGGAAACCCGAGTGGCACTGAAGAAACTGAAGATGAATCAGAAGAAAAACTTCAACGTGTGTCTAGAGAGAGTTGTGCCT ACGAAGAGAACCGCAACAGCCGGCACAGCCAGAGGGATCGCTCTCTACGAGGATGAG CCGGGGAAAGACGGCACAGAGGTAGAAGAGCGTGGTCGGATTCTGATATCCCTCCTGTACAGCACCCAGCAGAACCGCCTCATTATAGGCGTCGTGCGCTGCGTCCATCTGGCGGCCATGGATGCTAACGGTTACTCCGACCCGTATGTCAAAAT ATGTCTGAAGCCTGACATGGGGAAGAAGGGAAAGTGCAAAACACAAATCAAGAAGAGGACTCTGAACCCAGAGTTTAACGAG GAATTCAGTTTCGACATCAAACACAGTGAACTGGCCAAGAAGACGCTAGATATATCAGTGTGGGATTACGATATTGGGAAGTCCAATGACTACATAG GTGGATGTCAGTTGGGTATCACTGCCAAGGGAGAGAGGCTGAAGCACTGGTATGAGTGTTTGAAGAACAAAGACAAGAAGATTGAGCGCTGGCACACCTTGTTGAATGAGAATCACGTTGCTAGTGATTAA
- the LOC100708347 gene encoding rabphilin-3A isoform X3, which produces MTDTVMSSSSDRWVSNDRQRNMHASDKEQGNWTMQPGPGPGPDLTDEEKEIINSVIARAEKMEAMEQERIGRLINRLDDMKKTVCGDGVSRCLLCGEQLGSPGVSSVVCEDCKKNMCTKCGTQCGSRPRAVWLCKICREQREVWKRSGAWFFKGFPKHFLPSPMPLSKSKETGAQEAAEPQRPKASGPRETVTQQQAPGPEPQGRPGYPPVAPKPVMRMASGGAGPEEAGQGSPVVMKKMVPVQSTRPQPCASTNMTQQGSMVGDGGAYSSGAVPPEQRAPPAVREDRRQPTAYGAPPARQQPPPAEEEEEANDYDSDEATTLGSLEFSLHYEQESNSLHCTILKAKGLKPMDSNGLADPYVKLHLLPGASKSNKLRTKTLRNTRNPVWNETLTYHGLTDEDMQRKTLRVSVCDEDKFGHNEFIGETRVALKKLKMNQKKNFNVCLERVVPTKRTATAGTARGIALYEDEPGKDGTEVEERGRILISLLYSTQQNRLIIGVVRCVHLAAMDANGYSDPYVKICLKPDMGKKGKCKTQIKKRTLNPEFNEEFSFDIKHSELAKKTLDISVWDYDIGKSNDYIGGCQLGITAKGERLKHWYECLKNKDKKIERWHTLLNENHVASD; this is translated from the exons ATGACAGACACAGTGATGAGCAGCAGCTCGGATCGCTGGGTGTCCAATGACAGGCAGAGGAACATGCACGCTAG TGATAAAGAACA GGGAAACTGGACCATGCAGCCAGGCCCCGGTCCCGGTCCAGACCTCACCGATGAAGAGAAGGAGATTATAAACAGTGTGATCGCCCGCGCTGAGAAAATGGAGGCCATGGAGCAGGAGAGAATTGG gcgTTTGATAAACCGCCTGGACGACATGAAAAAGACTGTGTGTGGGGATGGAGTGTCCCGCTGTTTGCTgtgtggagagcagctgggctCACCTGGGGTCAGCTCAGTGGTGTGCGAGGACTGCAAAAAG AACATGTGTACCAAGTGTGGCACACAGTGTGGCAGTCGGCCACGCGCTGTGTGGCTGTGCAAGATCTGCAGAGAACAGCGAGAG GTGTGGAAGAGATCTGGTGCCTGGTTTTTCAAAGGTTTCCCTAAGCATTTCCTGCCATCGCCGATGCCATTATCTAAATCAAAAGAGACAGGTGCCCAGGAGGCAGCAGAGCCCCAGAGGCCAAAAGCCTCTGGGCCCAGGGAGACAGTAACCCAACAACAAGCACCAG GGCCCGAGCCACAGGGCCGTCCTGGTTACCCACCTGTGGCCCCTAAACCAGTTATGCGCATGGCCTCAGGTGGGGCTGGCCCAGAAGAGGCCGGGCAGGGCAGCCCAGTGGTGATGAAGAAGATGGTGCCTGTCCAGAGCACCAGACCACAGCCTTGTGCATCCACCAACATGACGCAGCAGG GTTCAATGGTCGGAGATGGAGGTGCTTACTCTTCCGGTGCAGTTCCTCCAGAGCAGAGAGCGCCTCCTGCAGTGAGAGAGGACAGGAGGCAGCCGACTGCCTACGGTGCCCCTCCTGCCCGACAGCAACCTCCCCcagctgaggaggaggaggaagccaATGACTATGACTCGGATGAAGCCA CCACTCTGGGCTCTCTAGAGTTCAGTCTTCACTATGAACAGGAAAGCAACAGCCTCCACTGTACCATCCTCAAAGCAAAG GGACTGAAACCCATGGACTCAAATGGACTGGCAGATCCTTATGTCAAGCTTCATCTGCTGCCAGGGGCTAGTAAG TCGAACAAGCTGCGCACAAAGACGCTGAGAAACACCCGCAACCCTGTGTGGAACGAGACGCTCACCTACCATGGCCTGACAGATGAGGACATGCAGCGTAAGACCCTCAG GGTCTCTGTCTGTGACGAAGACAAGTTTGGGCATAATGAGTTTATCGGGGAAACCCGAGTGGCACTGAAGAAACTGAAGATGAATCAGAAGAAAAACTTCAACGTGTGTCTAGAGAGAGTTGTGCCT ACGAAGAGAACCGCAACAGCCGGCACAGCCAGAGGGATCGCTCTCTACGAGGATGAG CCGGGGAAAGACGGCACAGAGGTAGAAGAGCGTGGTCGGATTCTGATATCCCTCCTGTACAGCACCCAGCAGAACCGCCTCATTATAGGCGTCGTGCGCTGCGTCCATCTGGCGGCCATGGATGCTAACGGTTACTCCGACCCGTATGTCAAAAT ATGTCTGAAGCCTGACATGGGGAAGAAGGGAAAGTGCAAAACACAAATCAAGAAGAGGACTCTGAACCCAGAGTTTAACGAG GAATTCAGTTTCGACATCAAACACAGTGAACTGGCCAAGAAGACGCTAGATATATCAGTGTGGGATTACGATATTGGGAAGTCCAATGACTACATAG GTGGATGTCAGTTGGGTATCACTGCCAAGGGAGAGAGGCTGAAGCACTGGTATGAGTGTTTGAAGAACAAAGACAAGAAGATTGAGCGCTGGCACACCTTGTTGAATGAGAATCACGTTGCTAGTGATTAA